DNA from Bradyrhizobium diazoefficiens USDA 110:
AGGACTACGATATCGAGCACCTGACCGGCGACCTCGTCGGTCTGCTCGATCATCTCGGGATCGACAAGGCGATCTTCGTCGGCCACGACTGGGGCGGCTTCATCGTCTGGCAGATGCCGCTGCGGCATATCGGCCGCGTCGCCGGCGTGGTCGGCATCAATACCCCCCATACCAACCGGGCTTGGGCCGATCCGATCGAACTCCTGCGCGCGCGGTTTGGCGACAAGATGTACATCGTGCAGTTCCAGGACCCGTCGCGTGAAGCCGACAGGATTTTCGGCAGCCGCGTCGAGCAAACCTTCGATGCATTCATGCGCAAGCCGGCGCCGCGCCCGCCCGATGCGCCGGCGGAGGAAGTGATTGCCGGCGTGGGCGCTTCGCCGCGGGTCAATCTGGCGTTTCCGCAGATGATTGCGGCCTATGACGCCAAGCACGATCCGCGTACGCCGATCCTGTCGCCGGAAGAGAAGAAGGTGTTTGTCGACAATTTCACCAGGACCGGCTTCACCGGCGGCATCAACTGGTACCGCAACATGTCGCGCAACTGGATACGCTCCGAAGGACTCGATCATACGGTACGCGTGCCGTCGCTGATGATCATGGCCGAGAACGACGCGGTGCTGCCGCCGTCTTCCGCCGATGGCATGGACAAGCTGATTCCCGATCTCGAAAAATATCTGGTCCGCGACAGCGGCCATTGGACGCAGCAGGAGAAGCCGGACGAGGTCAGCGCCAAGCTGATCGAATGGCGTAGAAGGCGGTTTGGGTGACGATGCCGTCGTCAGTGTAAATGGAACGTCATTCCGGGGCGCCCGAAGGGCGAACCCGGAATCTCGAGATTCCGGGTTCGATGCTGCGCATCGCCCCGGAATGACGCGATCAGGGGGAAGCGCACGTCAATGTCATCCAAGAACCGTCTGGACCCGATCCCGCAGCCGCCGACCAAGCCGGTGGTCGGCAATATGCTGTCGCTGGACTCGGCGGCTCCCGTGCAGCACCTGACGCGGCTCGCCAAGGAGCTCGGCCCGATCTTCTGGCTCGACATGATGGGCTCGCCGATCGTCGTCGTCTCGGGCCACGATCTCGTCGACGAGCTGTCCGACGAGAAGCGCTTCGACAAGACGGTGCGCGGCGCGCTGCGGCGCGTGCGTGCGGTCGGCGGCGACGGCCTGTTCACGGCCGACACCAGGGAGCCGAACTGGAGCAAGGCGCACAACATCCTGCTCCAGCCGTTCGGCAACCGCGCGATGCAGTCCTACCACCCGAGCATGGTCGACATCGCCGAGCAGCTCGTCCAAAAATGGGAGCGGCTCAACGCCGACGACGAGATCGACGTCGTCCACGACATGACCGCCCTGACGCTGGACACGATCGGCCTGTGCGGCTTCGACTACCGATTCAATTCGTTCTACCGGCGCGACTACCATCCCTTCGTCGAGTCGCTGGTGCGCTCGCTCGAAACCATCATGATGACGCGGGGTCTTCCGTTCGAGCAGATATGGATGCAGAAGCGGCGCAAGACCCTCGCTGAAGACGTCGCCTTCATGAACAAGATGGTTGACGAGATCATCGCGGAGCGCCGCAAGAGCGCGGAGGGGATCGACGACAAGAAGGACATGCTCGCGGCGATGATGACCGGCGTCGACCGCTCGACCGGCGAGCAGCTCGACGACGTCAACATCCGCTACCAGATCAACACGTTTTTGATCGCCGGCCACGAGACGACAAGCGGCCTGTTGTCCTACACGCTCTATGCGCTCCTGAAGCATCCCGACATCCTCAAGAAGGCCTATGACGAGGTCGATCGCGTCTTCGGTCCAGATGTCAACGCGAAGCCGACCTATCAGCAGGTGACGCAGCTCACCTACATCACGCAGATCCTGAAGGAGGCGTTGCGGCTGTGGCCGCCGGCGCCGGCCTACGGCATCTCACCGCTCGCGGACGAAACCATCGGTGGCGGCAAGTACAAGCTCAGGAAAGGCACGTTCATCACCATTCTGGTGACGGCGCTGCATCGCGATCCCTCCGTCTGGGGGCCGAATCCCGATGCCTTCGATCCCGAAAATTTCAGCCGCGAGGCGGAGGCCAAGCGGCCCATCAATGCCTGGAAGCCGTTCGGCAACGGTCAGCGCGCCTGCATCGGCCGCGGCTTTGCCATGCACGAGGCGGCGCTCGCGCTCGGCATGATCCTCCAGCGTTTCAAGCTGATCGACCACCAGCGCTACCAGATGCACCTGAAGGAAACGCTGACGATGAAGCCGGAGGGCTTCAAGATCAAGGTTCGTCCGCGCGCCGATCGCGAGCGCGGTGCCTATGGCGGGCCTGTCGCGGCTGTGTCCTCGGCGCCGCGAGCACCGCGTCAGCCGACGGCGCGGCCCGGCCACAACACGCCGATGCTGGTGCTGTACGGCTCCAATCTCGGCACCGCCGAAGAACTCGCGACACGCATGGCCGACCTCGCCGAGATCAACGGCTTTGCCGTGCATCTCGGGGCGCTCGACGAATACGTCGGCAAGCTGCCGCAGGAGGGCGGCGTGCTGATCATCTGCGCCTCCTATAACGGAGCGCCGCCGGACAATGCGACGCAATTCGTCAAATGGCTCGGCAGCGACCTGCCCAAGGATGCCTTTGCCAATGTGCGCTACGCCGTGTTCGGCTGCGGCAACAGCGACTGGGCTGCGACCTATCAATCGGTGCCGCGCTTCATCGACGAGCAATTGTCGGGGCATGGCGCGCGCGCGGTCTATCCGCGCGGCGAAGGCGACGCGCGCAGCGATCTCGACGGCCAGTTCCAGAAGTGGTTTCCGGCAGCCGCGCAGGTCGCGACCAAGGAGTTCGGCATCGACTGGAATTTTACCCGCACCGCGGAGGACGATCCGCTCTACGCGATCGAACCTGTCGCGGTGACTGCCGTCAATACCATCGTCGCACAGGGCGGCGCGGTGGCGATGAAGGTGCTGGTCAATGACGAGCTTCAGAACAAGAGCGGGTCCAATCCGTCGGAGCGCTCGACGCGCCATATCGAGGTGCAGCTGCCATCCAACATCACCTACCGCGTCGGCGATCATCTGAGCGTCGTTCCGCGCAACGATCCGACGCTGGTGGATTCGGTCGCCCGCCGCTTCGGCTTCCTGCCGGCCGACCAGATCAGGCTTCAGGTGGCCGAAGGCCGCCGTGCGCAATTGCCGGTCGGCGAGGCCGTGTCGGTCGGCCGCCTGCTCAGCGAGTTCGTCGAGCTGCAGCAGGTGGCGACGCGGAAGCAGATCCAGATCATGGCCGAGCACACGCGCTGCCCGGTCACCAAGCCGAAGCTGCTGGCCTTCGTCGGCGAGGAGGCCGAGCCGGCCGAGCGCTATCGCACCGAGATTCTGGCGATGCGCAAATCGGTGTACGATCTGCTGCTCGAATATCCGGCCTGCGAATTGCCGTTCCACGTTTATCTGGAAATGCTCTCGCTGCTGGCGCCGCGCTACTACTCGATCTCCTCTTCCCCGTCGGTCGATCCAGCGCGGTGCAGTATCACGGTCGGCGTCGTCGAGGGGCCGGCCGCTTCCGGGCGCGGCGTCTACAAAGGCATCTGCTCGAACTATCTCGCCAACCGGCGCGCGAGCGATGCGATCTACGCCACGGTGCGCGAGACCAAGGCCGGCTTCCGGCTCCCGGACGATTCATCCGTGCCGATCATCATGATCGGCCCGGGCACGGGGCTGGCGCCG
Protein-coding regions in this window:
- a CDS encoding alpha/beta fold hydrolase, which produces MIEMPPLKFVQTNGIRMGYYEAGPVSDTPPMVLCHGWPELAFSWRHQIKALSEAGIRVIAPDQRGYGATDRPEPVEDYDIEHLTGDLVGLLDHLGIDKAIFVGHDWGGFIVWQMPLRHIGRVAGVVGINTPHTNRAWADPIELLRARFGDKMYIVQFQDPSREADRIFGSRVEQTFDAFMRKPAPRPPDAPAEEVIAGVGASPRVNLAFPQMIAAYDAKHDPRTPILSPEEKKVFVDNFTRTGFTGGINWYRNMSRNWIRSEGLDHTVRVPSLMIMAENDAVLPPSSADGMDKLIPDLEKYLVRDSGHWTQQEKPDEVSAKLIEWRRRRFG
- a CDS encoding bifunctional cytochrome P450/NADPH--P450 reductase, with product MSSKNRLDPIPQPPTKPVVGNMLSLDSAAPVQHLTRLAKELGPIFWLDMMGSPIVVVSGHDLVDELSDEKRFDKTVRGALRRVRAVGGDGLFTADTREPNWSKAHNILLQPFGNRAMQSYHPSMVDIAEQLVQKWERLNADDEIDVVHDMTALTLDTIGLCGFDYRFNSFYRRDYHPFVESLVRSLETIMMTRGLPFEQIWMQKRRKTLAEDVAFMNKMVDEIIAERRKSAEGIDDKKDMLAAMMTGVDRSTGEQLDDVNIRYQINTFLIAGHETTSGLLSYTLYALLKHPDILKKAYDEVDRVFGPDVNAKPTYQQVTQLTYITQILKEALRLWPPAPAYGISPLADETIGGGKYKLRKGTFITILVTALHRDPSVWGPNPDAFDPENFSREAEAKRPINAWKPFGNGQRACIGRGFAMHEAALALGMILQRFKLIDHQRYQMHLKETLTMKPEGFKIKVRPRADRERGAYGGPVAAVSSAPRAPRQPTARPGHNTPMLVLYGSNLGTAEELATRMADLAEINGFAVHLGALDEYVGKLPQEGGVLIICASYNGAPPDNATQFVKWLGSDLPKDAFANVRYAVFGCGNSDWAATYQSVPRFIDEQLSGHGARAVYPRGEGDARSDLDGQFQKWFPAAAQVATKEFGIDWNFTRTAEDDPLYAIEPVAVTAVNTIVAQGGAVAMKVLVNDELQNKSGSNPSERSTRHIEVQLPSNITYRVGDHLSVVPRNDPTLVDSVARRFGFLPADQIRLQVAEGRRAQLPVGEAVSVGRLLSEFVELQQVATRKQIQIMAEHTRCPVTKPKLLAFVGEEAEPAERYRTEILAMRKSVYDLLLEYPACELPFHVYLEMLSLLAPRYYSISSSPSVDPARCSITVGVVEGPAASGRGVYKGICSNYLANRRASDAIYATVRETKAGFRLPDDSSVPIIMIGPGTGLAPFRGFLQERAARKAKGASLGPAMLFFGCRHPDQDFLYADELKALAASGVTELFTAFSRADGPKTYVQHVLAAQKDKVWPLIEQGAIIYVCGDGGQMEPDVKAALVAIRHEKSGSDTATAARWIEEMGATNRYVLDVWAGG